Proteins encoded in a region of the Streptomyces akebiae genome:
- a CDS encoding methyltransferase, whose product MKIDTDVLKAIRSATVDGLTLRLNGTLDRKLYDRVNLALQAVGGTWNRYQRAHIFPFAAADAIAGLLATGEVITDVDRGYFPTPKPLVEQLLDLAELEATCEVLEPSAGRGAIAKAAAARGAVVDCIELDTARAEHIRAGGYAREVTTADFFSVKVQRRYQRVIMNPPFADRQDIRHVQRALRFVQPGGLVVAVMYGSLPYRSDRKARDFRSRVQEARGTITELPDDAFPVGVSTVVVVIPVREPAPLSRFNPQAPRPEDFTARPAAAQQGLFFTDAPTAHGTAPLDGFEYGVAPWLEIDPNTDA is encoded by the coding sequence GTGAAGATAGATACCGACGTTCTCAAGGCCATCCGCTCCGCCACGGTCGACGGTCTGACGCTCCGTCTCAACGGCACGCTCGACCGCAAACTGTACGACCGGGTCAACCTGGCACTTCAGGCGGTCGGCGGCACCTGGAACCGCTACCAGCGCGCCCACATCTTCCCCTTCGCCGCTGCCGACGCCATCGCGGGACTGCTCGCCACGGGCGAGGTGATCACCGACGTCGACCGTGGGTACTTCCCCACGCCGAAGCCCCTTGTAGAACAGCTCCTGGACCTGGCGGAACTCGAAGCCACTTGTGAGGTGTTGGAGCCGTCGGCCGGACGCGGCGCCATCGCCAAGGCCGCAGCTGCCCGCGGTGCCGTTGTCGACTGCATCGAACTCGACACCGCTCGCGCCGAGCACATCCGCGCCGGCGGCTACGCCCGCGAGGTCACAACTGCCGACTTCTTCAGCGTGAAGGTGCAGCGCCGCTACCAGCGGGTCATCATGAACCCGCCGTTCGCTGACCGGCAGGACATCCGGCACGTCCAGCGGGCGTTGCGCTTCGTCCAGCCGGGCGGCCTGGTCGTGGCGGTCATGTACGGCAGCCTCCCGTACCGGAGTGACCGTAAGGCGAGGGACTTCCGGTCGCGGGTTCAGGAGGCGCGAGGGACTATCACGGAGCTGCCCGACGACGCGTTCCCGGTCGGTGTGTCCACGGTGGTTGTCGTCATCCCGGTCCGTGAGCCCGCGCCGCTCTCTCGGTTCAACCCCCAGGCGCCCAGGCCCGAGGACTTCACTGCAAGGCCCGCAGCGGCCCAGCAGGGGCTGTTCTTCACGGACGCGCCGACAGCCCACGGCACGGCGCCCCTCGACGGGTTCGAGTACGGGGTCGCACCATGGCTGGAGATAGATCCCAACACTGATGCGTGA
- a CDS encoding terminase large subunit domain-containing protein has translation MTPRDHESVIAHYKTLPPAQRRTIARAASPTLRAELVRVERQLAMDRSPGALAAVLTGGREMQAPHLDLIDQAFIDMAAGRCDRVMLTMPPRHGKSRRASRWAPLWYLRRNPGHRMMIASYSADLADDHGRWIRDAINTWGDDLGIQLKAGSQAANRFDIVGGEGGLLAAGIGGGLTGRGAHIAIVDDPVKDMADADSPTMRKRAWDWWTSVLQTRLEPVGAICLIQTRWHEDDLAGRILATERDAWRVIDLPAIADSYDDPLGRAPGEALWPERFDVTHHAKTRKRVGERVWAALYLQKPRPPEGGVWRREWIETARINAVQFSGLDMARIVVAVDPAGGESTVGDETGVIGVGRDFDRQLYVLADRSGSMGANDWGLAACRLALELKADAIVVEKNYGGDMARQIVTQAWEQLRREGVTKGLLMPMILEVTAKVGKRLRAAPVAQLYEQQLVHHVGEYPELEGQMVTWVEGMDSPDRMDAAVHGLTELADPDQLDTLPTDTDDDRFDGRR, from the coding sequence ATGACGCCGCGCGACCACGAAAGCGTCATCGCCCACTACAAGACCCTTCCACCAGCGCAGCGCCGCACCATCGCACGGGCCGCATCTCCCACGCTGCGCGCCGAGTTGGTGCGCGTCGAACGCCAACTCGCCATGGACCGCTCGCCAGGTGCACTCGCCGCCGTCCTCACCGGCGGGCGCGAGATGCAGGCCCCGCACCTGGATCTCATCGACCAGGCGTTCATCGACATGGCCGCAGGCCGATGCGACCGCGTCATGCTGACCATGCCCCCGCGGCACGGCAAGAGCCGACGCGCCTCCCGATGGGCCCCCCTCTGGTACCTGCGGCGCAACCCCGGCCATCGCATGATGATCGCCAGCTACTCCGCCGACTTGGCCGACGACCACGGCCGGTGGATCAGGGACGCCATCAACACCTGGGGCGACGACCTCGGCATCCAGCTCAAGGCAGGCAGCCAGGCCGCCAACCGCTTCGACATCGTCGGCGGCGAAGGCGGCCTCCTCGCGGCCGGTATCGGTGGCGGCCTCACCGGACGCGGCGCACACATCGCCATCGTCGACGACCCGGTCAAGGACATGGCCGACGCCGACAGCCCCACCATGCGCAAGCGCGCCTGGGACTGGTGGACTTCGGTATTGCAGACCCGACTCGAACCAGTTGGCGCCATCTGCCTCATCCAGACCCGGTGGCACGAAGACGACCTTGCCGGACGCATCCTCGCCACTGAGCGCGACGCCTGGCGGGTCATCGATCTGCCCGCCATCGCCGACAGCTACGACGACCCGCTCGGCCGCGCTCCTGGTGAGGCGCTGTGGCCCGAACGCTTCGACGTCACCCACCACGCCAAGACCCGCAAGCGAGTCGGCGAACGGGTCTGGGCCGCCCTCTACTTGCAGAAGCCACGGCCGCCGGAGGGAGGCGTCTGGAGGCGGGAGTGGATCGAGACCGCCCGCATCAACGCCGTCCAGTTCTCCGGTCTCGACATGGCACGCATCGTCGTCGCCGTCGACCCCGCCGGCGGAGAGTCCACCGTCGGCGACGAGACGGGCGTCATCGGCGTCGGCCGCGACTTCGACCGACAGTTGTACGTCCTGGCAGACCGATCCGGCTCGATGGGCGCCAACGACTGGGGTCTGGCCGCATGCCGTCTAGCCCTCGAACTCAAGGCCGACGCGATCGTGGTCGAGAAGAATTACGGCGGCGACATGGCGCGGCAGATCGTCACTCAGGCGTGGGAGCAGCTGCGCCGCGAGGGCGTCACCAAGGGGCTCCTGATGCCCATGATCCTGGAGGTCACCGCCAAGGTCGGCAAACGCCTGCGGGCTGCCCCCGTGGCCCAGCTGTACGAACAGCAGCTCGTACACCACGTCGGCGAATACCCCGAGCTGGAAGGCCAGATGGTCACCTGGGTCGAGGGAATGGACAGTCCCGACCGCATGGACGCTGCCGTGCATGGACTGACCGAACTGGCCGACCCCGACCAGCTCGACACCCTGCCCACCGACACTGATGACGACCGCTTCGACGGCCGCCGCTGA
- a CDS encoding tyrosine-type recombinase/integrase, giving the protein MFDPSYTRRCACQEPVIGKDGRPQKQANGKPKMRKIGASCPKLAEKDHGTWHLYFELEPGEGGERQRVRRGGFAKKTDAQRKAKELYDAATAGTDVLSDETCGDFFLRWIKAKKSLARTTRHGYQEHLDNYLVPHLGHIKRRDLKVRHLDLMYDAIERENAERILHRLRVTELQEARDEAHRAWVKTAGYAKREERRPYRQAFLEANKALREGRRGLRKVTSPATMHRINDTLSSALTWGIKREQAFAKNWSQLVELPSVTRPKPIVWTPERVEHWKRTGEKPGPVMVWTPKLTGEFLDFVKDDWLYELWHSFIFLGPRRGEMAAVPWTEVSIDALWLRISQQIVEVAYQLYGEAPKAESVRTVSLSLESADNLVSFRAKQEQKRQEWGAAYVETGRVWTHENGEALHPDWISRRFARLVELSGLPPVRLHDLRHLAATLSLLAGNDIKVVQEKLGHSSRQITSDTYTSVLPEMMRAEAESVIAVVPREVPYKVHTPLEIPETTWQGDLAVFFAHGARQAGEDWSVGAQARPDSDLLGLVTLAGRGQDDAANAAVKWMRDHCTSNDLELVRIENFNDQYQGDQRQEFALLRFTLARTETPNIAGWDTSRPAPLRRNNRQKRARSRAA; this is encoded by the coding sequence GTGTTCGACCCCAGTTACACGCGCCGTTGCGCCTGCCAGGAGCCCGTCATAGGCAAGGACGGCAGACCGCAGAAGCAAGCCAACGGCAAGCCGAAGATGCGCAAGATCGGCGCGAGCTGCCCGAAGCTCGCAGAGAAGGACCACGGCACCTGGCACCTGTATTTCGAGCTGGAGCCCGGCGAGGGCGGCGAGCGTCAGCGCGTCCGGCGCGGCGGGTTCGCCAAGAAGACGGATGCCCAGCGGAAGGCGAAGGAACTGTACGACGCCGCCACCGCCGGCACCGACGTACTGTCCGACGAGACGTGCGGCGACTTCTTCCTCCGCTGGATCAAGGCGAAGAAGTCCCTCGCACGCACCACTCGCCACGGCTATCAGGAGCACCTCGACAACTACCTCGTCCCACACCTGGGGCACATCAAGCGACGCGACCTCAAGGTCCGCCACCTCGACCTCATGTACGACGCGATCGAGAGGGAGAACGCGGAGCGCATCCTCCACCGGCTCCGCGTGACGGAGCTCCAGGAGGCTCGGGATGAGGCCCACCGGGCCTGGGTGAAGACCGCTGGCTACGCCAAGAGGGAAGAACGCCGTCCGTACAGGCAAGCCTTCCTGGAGGCCAACAAGGCTCTACGCGAGGGCCGCAGGGGCCTGCGAAAGGTCACCTCCCCCGCGACCATGCACCGCATCAACGACACCCTCAGCTCGGCGCTCACCTGGGGGATCAAGCGCGAGCAGGCATTCGCCAAGAACTGGTCGCAGCTCGTCGAGCTTCCGTCGGTCACACGGCCGAAGCCGATCGTCTGGACCCCAGAACGCGTCGAGCACTGGAAGCGCACCGGAGAGAAGCCCGGCCCGGTCATGGTCTGGACACCCAAGCTGACCGGGGAGTTCCTCGACTTCGTCAAGGACGACTGGCTCTACGAGCTGTGGCACTCGTTCATCTTCCTCGGCCCCCGCCGCGGCGAGATGGCCGCGGTGCCGTGGACGGAGGTCAGCATCGACGCCCTCTGGCTCCGGATCTCCCAGCAGATCGTGGAAGTCGCCTACCAGCTGTACGGCGAGGCGCCGAAGGCCGAGAGCGTCCGTACCGTGTCGCTGAGCCTGGAGTCCGCCGACAACCTGGTGAGCTTCCGCGCGAAGCAGGAGCAGAAGCGCCAGGAGTGGGGAGCTGCTTACGTCGAGACCGGTCGCGTGTGGACGCACGAGAACGGTGAGGCGCTGCACCCGGACTGGATCTCCCGACGCTTCGCCCGTCTCGTTGAGCTGTCCGGCCTGCCGCCGGTCCGCCTCCACGACCTACGTCACCTGGCGGCCACGCTCTCCCTGCTCGCCGGGAACGACATCAAGGTGGTCCAGGAGAAGCTGGGGCACTCCTCACGCCAGATCACCTCCGACACCTACACCAGCGTCCTGCCCGAAATGATGCGGGCCGAGGCCGAGTCGGTCATCGCCGTCGTCCCCCGCGAAGTCCCCTACAAGGTGCACACGCCGCTGGAGATCCCCGAGACGACCTGGCAGGGCGACCTCGCCGTCTTCTTCGCCCACGGCGCGCGCCAGGCGGGTGAGGACTGGTCCGTAGGCGCCCAGGCCCGGCCCGACTCCGATCTCCTCGGCCTGGTCACCCTCGCCGGCCGGGGCCAGGACGACGCCGCCAATGCCGCCGTGAAGTGGATGCGCGATCACTGCACGAGCAACGATCTAGAGCTGGTCCGGATCGAGAACTTCAACGACCAGTACCAGGGAGATCAGCGCCAGGAGTTCGCCCTCCTCCGCTTCACGCTCGCACGAACGGAGACGCCGAACATCGCGGGGTGGGACACCTCGCGCCCCGCTCCTCTCCGCCGCAACAACAGGCAGAAGAGGGCTCGTTCACGCGCCGCGTGA
- a CDS encoding major capsid protein, with protein MALEKLLEAIVPEDIQAFIRAITTPEDYLLTREVFAERNIDNVKFRTKSSKRRVNAAKFRAWEAAPTLARRRAEQVINEGMLPWVGQELPFSELQIILSAVDRGQDTSEFLDLLYDDLEQHVEATKAAMEIAAGQMLSTGVVSLPGVALDVDWKVPAANRPMVAVPWSQSDAATPIADELAWIQYLKSIGAPRPERVISSEKALSLLGSTAEYRAAFHNSPSTEQIPTGMLAPEEVNRVRAKYNLPPVTTYDVQAYDSSDNLVRTTPESLWAMIPPRREQWGETQYGLTAEAIELRGKGIITAEEAPGIVITTHVQTRTPVQLSTISAAAAMPVLYVPDIHIAATVF; from the coding sequence ATGGCACTTGAGAAGCTTCTTGAAGCGATCGTCCCCGAAGACATCCAGGCGTTCATCCGAGCGATCACCACGCCGGAGGACTACCTCCTGACCCGCGAGGTGTTCGCCGAGCGGAACATCGACAACGTCAAGTTCCGTACGAAGAGCAGCAAGCGGCGCGTCAACGCGGCGAAGTTCCGCGCGTGGGAAGCCGCGCCGACGCTCGCCAGGCGGCGTGCCGAGCAGGTCATCAACGAAGGCATGCTGCCTTGGGTCGGCCAGGAACTGCCCTTCTCCGAGCTCCAGATCATCCTGTCCGCCGTCGACCGCGGCCAGGACACCAGCGAGTTCCTCGACCTGCTGTACGACGACCTCGAACAGCACGTGGAGGCCACGAAGGCCGCCATGGAGATCGCCGCCGGACAGATGCTGTCCACCGGTGTGGTGTCCCTGCCCGGAGTCGCCCTCGACGTCGACTGGAAGGTGCCGGCCGCCAACCGGCCGATGGTGGCGGTGCCGTGGTCCCAATCGGATGCGGCCACCCCGATCGCTGACGAGCTGGCGTGGATCCAGTACCTGAAGAGCATCGGCGCGCCGCGCCCGGAGCGGGTCATCAGCTCGGAGAAGGCGCTGTCGCTGCTCGGGTCCACGGCGGAGTACCGGGCCGCGTTCCACAACTCGCCGTCCACCGAGCAGATCCCGACCGGGATGCTCGCTCCGGAGGAGGTCAACCGGGTCCGCGCCAAGTACAACCTGCCGCCCGTCACCACCTACGACGTGCAGGCGTACGACAGCAGCGACAACCTGGTGCGCACGACCCCGGAGTCGCTGTGGGCGATGATCCCGCCGCGCCGCGAACAGTGGGGCGAGACCCAGTACGGTCTGACCGCCGAGGCGATCGAGCTGCGCGGCAAGGGCATCATCACTGCCGAGGAGGCCCCCGGCATCGTGATCACCACCCACGTGCAGACGCGCACCCCAGTCCAGCTGTCCACGATCTCCGCCGCTGCTGCGATGCCCGTGCTGTACGTGCCGGACATCCACATCGCCGCGACGGTCTTCTAA
- a CDS encoding ParB N-terminal domain-containing protein, whose product MTPTPANIPELLLPLAVPTEDLVPYYRNPRNGDLPSIAESLTVNGQYRAIVVNKGTHTGRHNEILAGNHTYAAAQQLGWDQIAVTWVDVDDDAAARIVIVDNRTNDLAGYDSVLLAEILSDIPDLAGTGYDRESVDRLLDDTSLPETLELTSDGAGTGAAATVDYLQWGYLQWESKRVRITSEEVEALNAIYTKFVDDTNSDLGFGWHVLQQAHEEGEAA is encoded by the coding sequence GTGACCCCGACGCCCGCCAACATCCCCGAACTGCTCCTGCCGCTCGCCGTCCCCACCGAGGACCTCGTTCCGTACTACCGGAACCCCCGCAACGGTGACCTCCCCTCGATCGCCGAATCGCTGACCGTCAACGGCCAGTACCGCGCGATCGTCGTCAACAAGGGCACCCACACGGGCCGCCACAACGAGATCCTGGCGGGCAACCACACGTACGCGGCTGCCCAGCAGCTCGGCTGGGACCAGATCGCCGTCACCTGGGTCGACGTCGATGACGACGCGGCGGCCCGCATCGTCATCGTCGACAACCGGACCAACGACCTCGCCGGATACGACAGCGTGCTCCTGGCCGAGATCCTCTCCGACATCCCGGACCTGGCCGGCACCGGCTACGACCGCGAGAGCGTAGACCGGCTCCTCGACGACACCTCCCTGCCCGAGACGCTGGAACTCACCTCCGACGGCGCGGGCACCGGTGCCGCAGCCACCGTCGACTACCTCCAGTGGGGCTACCTCCAGTGGGAGTCCAAGCGGGTCCGGATCACCTCCGAAGAGGTCGAAGCCCTCAACGCCATCTACACGAAGTTCGTGGACGACACCAACAGTGACCTCGGCTTCGGCTGGCACGTCTTGCAGCAGGCCCACGAGGAGGGCGAGGCGGCATGA
- a CDS encoding methyltransferase domain-containing protein, translated as MSSAPTTTFYEAYPLDRLRPADYNPRRLSEEAFVRLQASLRRHGVVKPVILNADGTLVAGHQRTKGLQAIGLTHTPAVMLGTKVRLQDEIQFNLLHNRVETEASVVYAEPGVIGAWSWIPWQSVRVAERKNLSFVNAIGHMTAGHGPWGSVVIDDQGRIVLNAEYAVVASINRFDLLAWTVTSADAAQLHADLTGEYGVYDWTAIESKAPVWNQHIVQPKRLRKFSSKAKAGKLAYGSETWDQLVTPWLKPTHRVVDFGAGYGDYAKHLRAKGFNIHDYEPYRCRDGSYAVDIRAVVGMIRDIDKDIQTNGLYDVVVLDSVINATTTLDYQHWVMTTVNALCSADGVVCLGTRNLARELRDEQAKRVTSQTATTKMSFLDEDNVEMNFVKGKWQKLRFHTPDTLEPLLRRYFEDVQVTDLSGSNIKATCRRPIALPKEEYEKAFEEEFNMPYPNGFRHDRHLELVGNLIKLVVERNKSLAN; from the coding sequence ATGAGCAGCGCCCCCACCACGACGTTCTACGAGGCGTACCCGCTCGACAGGCTTCGCCCCGCCGACTACAACCCGCGCCGCCTCAGCGAGGAGGCGTTCGTCAGGCTTCAGGCGTCACTGCGCCGCCACGGTGTCGTGAAGCCCGTCATCCTCAACGCCGACGGCACGCTGGTCGCAGGCCACCAGAGAACCAAGGGCCTCCAGGCCATCGGCCTGACGCACACGCCCGCGGTCATGCTGGGCACGAAGGTCAGGTTGCAGGACGAGATCCAGTTCAACCTGCTGCACAACCGAGTCGAGACGGAAGCGAGCGTCGTCTACGCCGAGCCCGGCGTCATCGGCGCCTGGTCGTGGATTCCATGGCAGTCCGTCCGGGTCGCGGAACGAAAGAACCTCTCCTTCGTCAATGCCATCGGGCACATGACCGCCGGCCACGGCCCCTGGGGGAGCGTCGTCATCGACGACCAGGGCCGCATCGTCCTCAATGCCGAATACGCCGTCGTCGCGTCCATCAACCGCTTCGACCTCCTCGCCTGGACCGTCACGTCCGCCGACGCCGCCCAGCTCCACGCCGACCTCACCGGCGAGTACGGCGTCTACGACTGGACCGCCATCGAGAGCAAGGCCCCGGTGTGGAACCAGCACATCGTGCAGCCCAAGAGGCTCCGCAAGTTCTCCTCCAAGGCCAAAGCCGGAAAGCTCGCCTACGGCTCCGAGACCTGGGACCAGTTGGTCACGCCCTGGCTCAAGCCCACCCACCGGGTCGTGGACTTCGGCGCCGGGTACGGCGACTACGCCAAGCACCTGCGCGCCAAGGGCTTCAACATCCACGACTACGAGCCCTACCGCTGCCGGGACGGCTCGTACGCCGTCGACATCCGCGCCGTCGTCGGCATGATCCGCGACATCGACAAGGACATCCAGACCAACGGCCTGTACGACGTGGTGGTCCTCGACTCCGTCATCAACGCCACCACCACCCTCGACTACCAGCACTGGGTGATGACCACCGTCAACGCCCTCTGCTCGGCGGACGGGGTCGTGTGCCTGGGCACACGCAACCTTGCCCGCGAACTCAGGGACGAGCAGGCCAAGCGGGTCACCTCCCAGACCGCCACCACGAAGATGAGCTTCCTCGACGAGGACAACGTGGAGATGAACTTCGTCAAGGGGAAGTGGCAGAAGCTCCGCTTCCACACCCCCGACACCCTGGAGCCGCTGCTCCGCCGCTACTTCGAAGACGTACAGGTCACCGACCTCAGCGGCTCCAACATCAAGGCCACCTGCCGCCGTCCCATCGCGCTCCCCAAAGAGGAATACGAGAAGGCATTCGAAGAGGAGTTCAACATGCCTTACCCGAATGGCTTCCGGCATGACAGGCATCTGGAATTGGTGGGAAATTTGATAAAATTGGTAGTAGAGAGAAATAAATCTCTTGCCAATTGA
- a CDS encoding ParB/RepB/Spo0J family partition protein, protein MSRKYATLKMRQIHRNPNQPRKAFDEDALKELAESIKEHGLLQPIVVRKVEEGYELVAGERRFRANELADNITIDAKILLPEGESEISDMDSFKKAMAENLNREDMLPLEEARGFKKVLDEEEGATPASVAKAFSKSVQFVNQRLALLALRPEIQAAVDLGHIGTQAAVQIAALSKDNQKAVFQDWKKGDKNDNQLVHIAYAMRKQEKAATQDSMVDVDEMTPEEKAERSRVQAKTKGDLDAIEGMWALLDSIGKADPMELARTLAGEVGKRLEQMDRVADVVQKARFQLRQAKAHADASEIMVNPAAAAPDLVAEAEAVLAQVDPAAGDAEPETQAEPAPEPEAAPGADANTEAETEATPVADVETESPAGPEEDDTEAEAVAEPVAVAA, encoded by the coding sequence ATGTCGCGCAAGTACGCCACGCTGAAGATGCGCCAGATCCACCGCAACCCGAACCAGCCCCGCAAGGCCTTCGACGAGGACGCGCTGAAGGAGCTGGCCGAGTCGATCAAGGAGCACGGCCTCCTCCAGCCGATCGTCGTCCGGAAGGTGGAGGAGGGCTACGAGCTCGTGGCCGGCGAGCGCCGGTTCCGCGCCAACGAACTCGCGGACAACATCACCATCGACGCGAAGATCCTTCTGCCCGAGGGTGAGTCCGAGATCAGCGACATGGACTCCTTCAAGAAGGCGATGGCCGAGAACCTGAACCGCGAGGACATGCTCCCTCTGGAGGAGGCGCGCGGCTTCAAGAAGGTCCTGGACGAGGAAGAGGGCGCCACGCCCGCCAGCGTTGCCAAGGCGTTCTCCAAGTCGGTCCAGTTCGTCAATCAGCGCCTGGCCCTGCTCGCCCTGCGTCCGGAGATCCAGGCGGCCGTCGACCTCGGGCACATCGGCACCCAGGCCGCCGTCCAGATCGCCGCGCTCTCGAAGGACAACCAGAAGGCGGTCTTCCAGGACTGGAAGAAGGGTGACAAGAACGACAACCAGCTCGTCCACATCGCCTACGCCATGCGCAAGCAGGAGAAGGCGGCCACCCAGGACTCCATGGTCGACGTCGACGAGATGACCCCCGAGGAGAAGGCCGAGCGGAGTCGCGTGCAGGCCAAGACCAAGGGCGACCTCGACGCCATCGAGGGGATGTGGGCGCTGCTGGACAGCATCGGCAAGGCGGACCCCATGGAGCTGGCCCGCACCCTGGCGGGGGAGGTCGGCAAGCGGCTTGAGCAGATGGACCGGGTCGCGGACGTCGTGCAGAAGGCCCGCTTCCAGCTCCGTCAGGCGAAGGCGCACGCCGACGCCAGCGAGATCATGGTCAACCCCGCCGCCGCAGCGCCCGACCTGGTGGCCGAGGCCGAGGCCGTACTCGCCCAGGTGGACCCGGCTGCGGGCGACGCCGAGCCGGAGACTCAGGCCGAGCCCGCCCCGGAGCCGGAGGCCGCCCCGGGCGCCGACGCCAACACGGAGGCGGAGACCGAGGCCACCCCGGTCGCCGACGTGGAGACCGAGAGCCCGGCGGGGCCGGAGGAGGACGACACCGAGGCCGAGGCGGTGGCCGAGCCGGTCGCCGTCGCAGCCTGA
- a CDS encoding head decoration protein, which yields MSDYQVLTTVTTVTDDRTWLASLDGVHEAQTVTVDTSKLTAGTHYTPGTQNQRRHIIKSGIPLGKITASGLYAPYNSAASDGTQILAGFLVAETAFTPGSAKTAGALLWRGEVYASKLPVAFAPPAAANTTAFIHYR from the coding sequence GTGAGCGACTACCAGGTCCTCACCACTGTCACGACGGTCACCGACGACCGGACGTGGCTGGCTTCACTGGACGGCGTCCATGAAGCCCAGACGGTCACCGTCGACACCAGCAAGCTGACGGCAGGCACTCATTACACGCCGGGCACGCAGAACCAGCGCCGCCACATCATCAAGTCCGGCATCCCGCTCGGCAAGATCACTGCATCTGGCCTTTACGCGCCGTACAACTCCGCAGCGAGCGACGGCACTCAGATCCTCGCCGGATTCCTCGTTGCCGAGACCGCGTTCACTCCCGGCTCTGCGAAGACCGCAGGCGCGCTGTTGTGGCGTGGCGAGGTGTACGCGTCGAAGCTGCCCGTCGCCTTCGCGCCCCCCGCCGCCGCGAACACGACCGCGTTCATCCACTACCGGTAA
- a CDS encoding recombinase family protein, translating into MPRLYGFDDASRRRLRDDEVDPLRQMVSRALVDLSVSNADVAVWANGEGYRGTLGGEWKDASVGRLFRNPAIAGLRYDDDGELVDAGHPGAITREEFEALLEREKARSTKDAEPAYDYLLIGGGCTCGKCTQDLGGARTNSGTPGYRCRPKGKSGHGGCGEVRIDAELLEDHVGENVVAELLKPGIRAQIAKAQAAVRKQVENLKQDIEDLEGRQSELGRLYGNREISSEALVAGEREIAANLKAIRSRLRYAEQMANFSLGHAKDLVKWWNSAPTASKRAITLLLLEKVEVFPASARGVRTIEPGRVVLHWRKLSGMSGG; encoded by the coding sequence ATGCCACGGCTCTACGGTTTCGATGACGCCTCACGTCGTCGGCTACGTGACGACGAAGTGGACCCGCTCCGCCAGATGGTGAGCCGGGCGCTGGTCGACCTGTCTGTGTCCAACGCGGACGTTGCGGTCTGGGCGAACGGTGAGGGCTACCGGGGAACGCTTGGCGGGGAGTGGAAGGACGCGTCGGTCGGACGCCTGTTTCGCAACCCGGCGATCGCTGGACTGCGCTACGACGATGACGGCGAACTCGTCGACGCGGGTCACCCCGGAGCTATCACGCGCGAGGAGTTCGAAGCCCTCCTGGAACGGGAGAAGGCTCGCAGTACGAAGGATGCAGAGCCCGCGTACGACTATCTCCTGATTGGCGGGGGCTGCACCTGCGGCAAGTGCACACAGGACCTCGGAGGTGCCCGCACGAATTCGGGTACGCCCGGATACCGCTGTCGCCCGAAGGGCAAGAGCGGGCACGGAGGCTGCGGTGAGGTCCGGATTGATGCCGAGCTGTTGGAGGACCACGTCGGAGAGAACGTCGTGGCGGAACTCCTCAAGCCCGGCATCCGAGCCCAGATCGCTAAGGCCCAGGCCGCCGTGCGCAAGCAGGTTGAGAACCTCAAGCAGGACATCGAGGACCTGGAAGGCCGCCAGTCGGAGCTGGGGAGGCTCTACGGCAACCGCGAGATCAGTAGCGAGGCGCTGGTAGCCGGAGAGCGCGAGATCGCGGCCAACCTCAAGGCCATCCGTTCGCGCCTTCGCTACGCGGAGCAGATGGCGAACTTCTCACTCGGCCATGCCAAGGACCTGGTGAAGTGGTGGAACAGTGCACCCACCGCGTCGAAGAGAGCCATCACGCTGCTCCTCCTGGAGAAGGTCGAGGTGTTCCCGGCGAGTGCCCGTGGCGTTCGGACCATCGAGCCGGGACGAGTCGTCCTTCACTGGCGCAAGCTGTCCGGCATGTCAGGCGGCTGA